The following are encoded in a window of Nakamurella sp. A5-74 genomic DNA:
- a CDS encoding aminoglycoside phosphotransferase family protein, with the protein MPRWWHDDTGRTWLDRLPGVVAERCARWDLEVDGPVLHGSNALVVPVRRGEQAAVLRMAPPGDDVAAEAAALGHWRAGPVVGLFEVDIGAGASLLERLDADQSLASEPILVAIGTLGALTRELAIPAPAWARTTADIAAEEGQSFVGRWQRLGGPTPRNHLDAALAAGAVLAVRDIAAHSSVNGDLHFEQVLAGGRHPWTVVDPVLLRGDPEYDLGRVLWSRLDELTRDGDVQQAFSMFVAAADVPAGRAQAWVLVRSMSYLLWGLERGLTLDPPKCRRLLELFS; encoded by the coding sequence CACCGGACGCACGTGGCTCGACCGTCTTCCGGGGGTTGTCGCCGAGCGCTGCGCACGGTGGGATCTCGAGGTGGACGGACCGGTGCTGCACGGGTCGAATGCTCTCGTGGTGCCGGTTCGTCGGGGCGAGCAAGCAGCGGTCCTACGGATGGCGCCCCCGGGCGATGACGTCGCTGCGGAGGCTGCCGCCCTGGGGCACTGGCGCGCCGGGCCCGTGGTGGGACTGTTCGAGGTCGACATCGGGGCGGGCGCGAGCCTGCTGGAGCGGCTCGATGCCGACCAGTCCCTGGCGTCCGAGCCGATCCTCGTCGCGATCGGGACGCTCGGCGCACTGACGAGGGAGCTCGCGATCCCGGCACCCGCGTGGGCCCGGACCACGGCTGACATCGCTGCGGAGGAGGGACAGTCGTTCGTGGGCCGCTGGCAGCGACTGGGCGGGCCGACCCCGCGGAACCACCTGGACGCTGCGCTCGCGGCCGGCGCCGTGCTGGCTGTGCGCGACATCGCCGCGCACTCGTCGGTCAACGGCGATCTGCATTTCGAGCAGGTGCTGGCCGGCGGACGGCATCCGTGGACGGTGGTGGATCCGGTGCTGCTGCGGGGCGACCCGGAGTACGACCTCGGGCGGGTGCTGTGGAGCCGGTTGGACGAGCTGACCCGCGATGGCGATGTGCAGCAGGCCTTCTCGATGTTCGTCGCCGCTGCGGACGTTCCCGCGGGCCGGGCGCAGGCCTGGGTGCTCGTGCGCTCGATGTCCTACCTGCTGTGGGGGCTGGAGCGGGGTCTGACGCTGGACCCGCCGAAGTGCCGGCGGCTGCTCGAACTCTTCAGCTGA